The following are encoded in a window of Thunnus albacares chromosome 17, fThuAlb1.1, whole genome shotgun sequence genomic DNA:
- the tmem100a gene encoding transmembrane protein 100: MPEEANKDTMRTPATPEKANNSERPASGVTSVNIPLVNEVQLTAATGGAELSCYRCTVPFGVVVLIAGIVVTAVAYSFNSHGSTISYFGLVLLSAGLVLLASSVVCWKVRLERKKERRRESQTVLVTNHRSIFT, translated from the coding sequence ATGCCAGAAGAAGCTAATAAAGACACCATGAGAACGCCAGCGACCCCTGAGAAGGCCAACAACAGCGAGCGTCCTGCATCTGGCGTGACGTCAGTAAACATCCCCTTGGTCAATGAGGTCCAGCTAACCGCAGCCACCGGCGGGGCGGAGCTGTCCTGCTATCGCTGCACCGTCCCGTTCGGCGTGGTGGTCCTCATCGCGGGCATCGTGGTCACCGCCGTGGCTTACAGCTTCAACTCACACGGATCCACCATCTCCTACTTCGGTTTGGTGCTCCTCTCGGCCGGACTGGTGCTCTTAGCGTCCAGCGTTGTTTGCTGGAAGGTGAGActggagaggaagaaggagaggcGACGGGAGAGCCAAACCGTCCTGGTCACAAACCacaggagtatttttacttga